The following are from one region of the Gemmatimonadaceae bacterium genome:
- the smc gene encoding chromosome segregation protein SMC: MRLTKLELQGFKSFADETELLFEPGVTAIVGPNGCGKSNVSDAVRWVLGEQRPRALRGAKMEEVIFQGSSARRPVNIAEVSLHFENDDGVLSVPFREVVITRRLSRSGESDYFLNRSPCRLRDIHDMVRGTGLGADAGVVIESRMIDALLSDRPDERRELFEEAAGIGLYRDRKRTAERRLEETTIDLSRIDDLISEVQTQVRSLARQRRRAERHAEIVSRRFTVEIALAAREMDAWRDELARLETRVRELRTEVPAAEEALAAAEAARDSAHGARAAAEARRNELARLVAEQAASTQQLRGEIAVAEERQRNAVSRRERAEQERREGDTTVEKVSDDLDQAVTHRTQLEAEMALAQSSLSAQVAEEESVRAALAAARAAVETADKGAREMRERAHRHALDRQAAERELQELETRRAALLDEKSQLADSENAVRREMRDAEEGLAASRKKTSAANAALAAALGALRAAREEDSATRSALLRAEEAHTALEGKVNALEALERERVGLAPAAARLLAERSQFGEGAIIGPLSDFISADSYSAAVVERYLGPIVHAVLVRDREASDAVRAWHTTTNPGPLLLLPLDARMGGDRTDDADADNGLSAIVRTESVASGWVRALLGRVTSVESGTAFIDARGAIWLPAHFAGPGPLRRRAEIGDSRQQLDKAITVRERARAAADSARAALESAERAAALAQEASTVASREVGEFEDLFTGVSRRHHRALREVTEADTLLERVSARENALSETVALVDRASSELQNAIAGHEVAVNEARRLLSETESRQDEARDRRTASQVAYAQAQARLQVAADRERHLREEFVSAASRLESLQSELSTLSVADQQLAEQLAGWQMDLEARQATLEDAETRLSNAEHSVRSSDEALERAEHELTDVRHRSAALSEELHGAELRYTELSGRRNAIRERLEAEWRRPLESLLETSEKLELDDESLRAEALSLRDQLDALGPVNPLAIEEHEEEQKRLEFLSAQRADLTSARLSLQQAIREIDTTARELFATTFVQIRENFRKIFMTLFGGGECDLRLEDPESPLEGDIEIHAAPRGKRTQRIHLLSSGERALVALSLLFGIFLTKPSPFCLLDEVDAPLDDANIGRFVRMLNEFKTNTQFIVITHNPRTTTEAADAVYGVTMQEPGVSSLVSVHMRGPAVDDAIAGTVPAPQPVTALSA, translated from the coding sequence GTGCGCCTCACCAAGCTCGAGCTGCAGGGATTCAAATCATTCGCTGACGAGACGGAGCTGCTCTTCGAGCCCGGTGTAACCGCGATCGTCGGTCCCAACGGCTGCGGCAAATCCAACGTCTCCGACGCTGTAAGGTGGGTCCTCGGCGAGCAGCGCCCGCGCGCGCTTCGCGGTGCGAAAATGGAAGAAGTCATATTCCAGGGATCCTCAGCGCGGCGGCCGGTGAACATCGCCGAGGTGTCACTGCACTTCGAGAACGATGACGGAGTCCTCTCCGTGCCCTTCCGCGAAGTCGTGATCACGAGACGCCTGAGCCGCTCCGGCGAGAGTGATTATTTCCTCAACCGCTCGCCCTGCCGGCTCCGCGACATCCACGACATGGTGCGCGGCACCGGTCTTGGCGCAGACGCCGGCGTCGTCATCGAAAGCAGGATGATCGACGCGCTTCTCTCCGATCGTCCCGACGAGCGACGCGAGCTGTTCGAGGAGGCCGCCGGAATCGGACTTTATCGGGACCGCAAGCGCACAGCCGAGAGACGCCTCGAGGAGACCACGATCGACCTCTCGCGCATCGACGATCTCATCTCCGAGGTGCAGACACAGGTTCGCTCACTCGCGCGGCAGCGCCGGCGCGCCGAGCGTCACGCCGAAATCGTGAGCCGCCGCTTCACTGTCGAGATCGCGCTGGCGGCGCGAGAGATGGACGCCTGGCGTGACGAGCTCGCCCGGCTCGAGACGCGCGTGCGCGAGCTGAGGACGGAAGTCCCCGCCGCGGAAGAAGCATTGGCCGCTGCCGAAGCTGCGCGCGATTCGGCGCACGGTGCGCGCGCCGCCGCTGAAGCCCGGCGAAACGAGCTCGCGCGACTCGTCGCCGAGCAGGCGGCGAGCACTCAGCAGCTGCGCGGCGAAATCGCCGTAGCTGAGGAGCGACAACGCAACGCCGTCTCCCGGAGAGAGCGGGCCGAGCAGGAGCGGCGTGAGGGCGATACGACCGTCGAAAAGGTCAGCGACGATCTCGACCAGGCCGTTACCCACCGCACACAGCTCGAGGCAGAGATGGCACTCGCCCAGAGCTCGCTCTCGGCGCAGGTCGCCGAGGAGGAAAGTGTTCGCGCAGCTCTCGCCGCGGCGAGGGCAGCCGTGGAGACCGCAGACAAGGGTGCACGCGAGATGCGCGAGCGGGCACATCGGCATGCACTCGACAGGCAGGCGGCAGAACGTGAGCTGCAGGAGCTGGAGACAAGACGCGCGGCGCTGCTGGACGAGAAATCGCAGCTCGCCGATTCGGAGAATGCGGTTCGGCGCGAGATGCGTGATGCCGAAGAAGGACTCGCCGCGAGCAGGAAGAAAACCTCAGCCGCAAACGCTGCTCTCGCTGCGGCGCTGGGCGCGCTGCGCGCCGCGCGCGAAGAGGATTCGGCGACACGCTCCGCGCTCCTTCGCGCGGAGGAGGCTCACACGGCGCTCGAAGGAAAGGTGAACGCCCTCGAGGCGCTCGAGCGCGAGCGGGTTGGTCTGGCACCAGCGGCTGCGCGCCTGCTCGCCGAGCGAAGCCAGTTTGGCGAGGGCGCCATCATCGGTCCATTGAGCGACTTCATCAGCGCCGATTCCTATTCCGCTGCAGTGGTCGAGCGGTATCTCGGGCCGATTGTCCACGCGGTTCTCGTCAGGGATCGCGAGGCAAGTGATGCCGTGCGTGCCTGGCACACGACGACCAATCCGGGTCCCCTGCTGCTCCTTCCTCTGGACGCGCGAATGGGCGGCGACCGGACGGACGACGCCGACGCAGACAACGGGTTGTCGGCGATCGTGCGCACGGAATCGGTCGCATCCGGCTGGGTGCGGGCGCTGCTGGGACGGGTCACATCCGTGGAAAGCGGAACCGCGTTCATCGACGCGCGCGGAGCAATCTGGCTGCCCGCGCACTTTGCGGGACCCGGTCCGCTCCGGCGTCGAGCGGAGATCGGCGATTCGCGACAACAGCTCGACAAAGCAATTACGGTCAGAGAGCGCGCGCGTGCCGCGGCAGATTCAGCGCGCGCGGCGCTGGAGTCCGCCGAGCGCGCAGCTGCGCTCGCACAGGAGGCTTCAACGGTGGCCTCCCGTGAAGTCGGCGAATTCGAAGACCTTTTCACTGGAGTGAGCAGGCGTCATCACCGCGCGCTCCGCGAGGTAACGGAGGCGGACACCCTTCTCGAGCGTGTCTCGGCCCGCGAGAATGCGCTGTCCGAGACCGTAGCCCTCGTCGACCGTGCCAGTAGTGAGCTACAAAACGCGATCGCGGGACACGAGGTAGCAGTCAACGAGGCGCGCCGCCTGCTTTCCGAAACGGAATCGCGACAGGACGAGGCGCGCGATCGGCGCACAGCGAGTCAGGTAGCCTACGCGCAGGCGCAGGCGCGGCTGCAGGTCGCGGCGGATCGCGAGCGGCATCTCCGCGAGGAGTTCGTCAGCGCCGCCTCGCGGCTCGAATCTCTGCAGTCGGAGCTGTCGACGCTGTCCGTTGCGGATCAGCAGCTGGCTGAGCAGCTCGCCGGCTGGCAGATGGACCTCGAGGCGCGGCAGGCGACTCTGGAGGATGCGGAAACTCGGCTGTCCAATGCCGAGCATTCGGTACGCAGCTCTGACGAGGCGCTGGAGCGCGCCGAGCATGAGCTCACTGACGTGCGGCATCGCTCCGCCGCATTGAGCGAAGAGCTCCACGGCGCCGAGCTGCGCTACACCGAGCTTTCGGGACGGCGCAACGCTATTCGCGAGCGGCTGGAGGCGGAGTGGCGGCGCCCGCTCGAGTCTCTGCTCGAAACTTCGGAGAAGCTGGAGCTGGATGACGAGAGCCTGCGCGCCGAGGCGCTCTCGCTCCGGGATCAGCTCGATGCGCTCGGGCCGGTGAATCCGCTCGCCATCGAGGAGCACGAAGAGGAGCAGAAACGTCTCGAGTTCCTCAGCGCTCAGCGCGCCGATCTCACCTCTGCCAGGCTGTCTTTGCAGCAGGCGATTCGTGAAATCGACACGACAGCGCGTGAGCTTTTTGCAACCACGTTCGTTCAGATACGCGAGAACTTCCGCAAGATCTTCATGACCCTGTTCGGCGGTGGTGAATGCGATTTGCGGCTGGAGGATCCGGAGAGTCCCCTCGAGGGGGACATCGAGATTCACGCCGCGCCGAGGGGCAAGCGCACCCAGCGAATTCACCTGCTTTCGAGCGGCGAGCGTGCGCTTGTTGCGCTTTCTCTTCTGTTCGGGATCTTCCTCACGAAGCCGAGCCCGTTCTGTCTGCTCGACGAAGTAGATGCGCCGCTCGACGACGCGAACATCGGGCGGTTCGTGAGAATGCTGAACGAATTCAAGACGAACACGCAGTTCATAGTGATCACTCACAACCCGCGCACGACCACCGAGGCCGCAGACGCCGTTTACGGCGTAACGATGCAGGAGCCCGGGGTATCGTCGCTGGTCAGCGTCCACATGCGGGGACCTGCAGTCGATGACGCGATTGCCGGGACGGTGCCAGCACCGCAGCCAGTCACGGCGCTGAGCGCGTAG
- the aroF gene encoding 3-deoxy-7-phosphoheptulonate synthase has translation MLVVMEHGASTADVDRVVAVVVEMGYEARPMPGAQRTAVGIVGNDGRVDASRLAALPGVVQIIHVTQPYKQVSREWRSEDTIVTIAPGVSFGGEDVPIIAGPCSVESEEQIVESARLVKEAGGSALRGGAFKPRSSPYSFQGLGKRGLELLALARRETGLPIVTEAMDDEGAHLIAEMGDCIQIGARNMQNYSLLKTVGKLGMPVLLKRGMAATITDLLLSAEYILSEGNPNVILCERGVRSFDPSTRNLLDLTAIPIVHKLSHLPIVADPSHGTGLRDKVTPMARAALAAGADGLLVEMHPNPDRALSDGAQSLHPEQFTALVEELRAVAVAIGRRVTPALDRENKPAERILSSGTAKRVAGKH, from the coding sequence ATGCTGGTTGTAATGGAGCATGGCGCATCCACCGCGGATGTGGATCGCGTCGTCGCGGTCGTTGTGGAAATGGGGTACGAGGCCCGGCCCATGCCCGGTGCGCAGCGAACCGCCGTCGGGATTGTCGGTAACGACGGGCGAGTAGACGCATCGCGGCTCGCGGCGCTGCCAGGCGTCGTACAGATCATTCACGTCACTCAACCGTACAAGCAGGTATCGCGTGAGTGGCGCAGCGAAGACACCATCGTCACCATCGCGCCAGGTGTCTCGTTCGGGGGGGAAGATGTGCCGATCATCGCCGGCCCCTGCTCCGTCGAGTCGGAGGAGCAGATCGTAGAGTCCGCGCGTCTCGTGAAGGAAGCAGGCGGAAGCGCGCTGAGGGGCGGCGCGTTCAAGCCTCGAAGCTCGCCGTATTCATTTCAGGGCCTTGGCAAGCGCGGCCTCGAGCTCCTTGCGCTCGCACGCCGTGAAACGGGTTTGCCCATTGTCACCGAGGCCATGGATGACGAAGGCGCCCACCTCATTGCGGAGATGGGCGACTGCATCCAGATCGGTGCGCGCAACATGCAGAATTATTCGCTCCTGAAGACGGTTGGAAAACTCGGGATGCCTGTCCTGCTCAAGCGCGGGATGGCGGCGACGATCACCGATCTTCTATTGAGTGCGGAGTACATTCTCTCCGAGGGCAACCCGAACGTGATCCTGTGCGAGCGGGGCGTGAGAAGTTTCGATCCCTCGACCCGGAATCTCCTCGATCTGACTGCGATTCCGATCGTCCACAAGCTCTCGCACCTGCCAATCGTTGCAGATCCAAGTCACGGCACCGGACTGAGGGACAAGGTGACCCCGATGGCTCGTGCCGCGCTCGCCGCGGGTGCTGACGGCCTGCTGGTGGAGATGCATCCAAATCCCGACAGGGCGTTGTCCGATGGAGCCCAGTCGCTTCACCCGGAGCAGTTCACTGCACTGGTTGAAGAGCTTCGAGCAGTTGCAGTCGCGATCGGCAGACGCGTGACACCGGCACTGGATCGTGAAAACAAGCCGGCAGAGCGAATACTGTCTTCAGGAACGGCGAAGCGAGTTGCGGGTAAGCATTGA
- the lolA gene encoding outer membrane lipoprotein chaperone LolA: protein MRIITAILAGGFGAASLGAQSSETIMDRAASKYASMKTVRAEFRQTITNPLTGTSSVSRGELLRREPNLLAINFTDPKGDRVVADGKAVWVYLPSSAPGQVMRLSARNKSAQVIDPGSLFLTSPRTRYTMKSGGTATVGGARTDVVLLTPKTSNAPFTRAKVWVDASGIVKQFEVTDANGLTRFVVITRLVPNATIARSAFSFTPPRGARIVDSASFGGM, encoded by the coding sequence ATGAGAATCATCACGGCAATTCTGGCTGGTGGTTTTGGCGCAGCGAGCCTCGGCGCGCAGTCGTCCGAGACGATCATGGACCGCGCTGCGAGCAAGTATGCGAGCATGAAAACCGTTCGCGCCGAGTTCAGGCAGACAATCACCAATCCACTCACCGGGACGAGCTCGGTCTCGCGAGGAGAGCTGCTTCGCCGCGAGCCCAACCTCCTGGCGATCAATTTCACCGATCCCAAAGGCGACCGCGTGGTCGCCGACGGAAAGGCCGTGTGGGTCTATTTGCCGAGCAGCGCGCCGGGTCAGGTTATGCGCCTGAGCGCTCGTAACAAATCGGCGCAAGTCATCGACCCGGGATCCCTGTTTCTGACTTCACCGCGCACGCGTTACACCATGAAAAGTGGCGGGACGGCCACAGTGGGCGGGGCAAGAACAGATGTGGTGCTCCTCACGCCGAAGACATCGAACGCTCCATTCACACGCGCGAAGGTGTGGGTCGATGCAAGTGGAATCGTCAAACAGTTCGAGGTGACGGACGCAAACGGGCTGACGAGATTCGTGGTAATCACGCGCCTGGTCCCGAACGCGACCATCGCGCGCTCGGCATTTTCATTCACACCGCCGCGCGGCGCTCGTATCGTCGACTCAGCGTCCTTCGGAGGAATGTAG
- a CDS encoding DUF2520 domain-containing protein yields MSERVFIIGAGQVGRGLFRSFRESGVDVVGFHSRRPSPIATSHGAWPPVIGDANTIIVAVRDDQLDGVLADLVDAASPSGRRRLASGTVVVHTSGGAEPSLIPRLGEMGLSGGTFHPLVPFANPDHAPELLRKAWIGIDGDDQARAASRRLAGHLGARTLEIPAGMKSIYHAAAVISSNFPVVLAAVASGILTDVGVPERSAHQAVHSLMDAAISNIADSHPESALTGPVMRGDVETVNRHLQALRHNPEARALYRRLSFAALEIAGRQGADPARLAEIQRLLLLR; encoded by the coding sequence GTGAGCGAACGCGTATTCATAATTGGCGCGGGACAAGTCGGTCGCGGACTCTTCCGCTCCTTCCGTGAATCAGGTGTCGATGTTGTAGGATTTCATTCGCGGCGTCCATCTCCGATTGCGACATCGCATGGGGCCTGGCCGCCGGTGATTGGCGACGCGAACACGATAATTGTCGCAGTCAGGGACGATCAGCTCGACGGCGTTCTCGCCGATCTTGTGGACGCAGCTTCTCCATCGGGCCGGCGCCGGCTCGCATCGGGAACGGTCGTCGTCCACACGTCCGGTGGAGCCGAGCCATCATTGATCCCCCGTCTGGGCGAGATGGGGCTCAGTGGCGGGACCTTTCATCCGCTTGTCCCATTTGCGAATCCTGATCACGCACCGGAGCTCCTGCGAAAAGCGTGGATTGGCATCGACGGCGACGATCAGGCTCGCGCTGCTTCGAGGCGGCTCGCGGGGCACCTTGGCGCGCGGACGCTTGAGATTCCCGCTGGAATGAAGAGCATCTACCACGCGGCAGCGGTGATCAGCTCGAATTTCCCTGTGGTGCTGGCGGCCGTTGCGTCAGGCATTCTCACCGATGTGGGTGTACCGGAGCGAAGCGCGCACCAGGCTGTGCATAGTCTGATGGACGCGGCAATCTCGAATATTGCGGACAGCCATCCGGAATCGGCTCTCACGGGGCCGGTGATGCGCGGCGACGTCGAGACTGTGAACCGCCATCTTCAGGCGCTGAGACACAATCCGGAAGCGCGGGCACTTTATCGGCGGTTGTCGTTCGCCGCGCTGGAGATCGCCGGTCGGCAAGGCGCCGACCCCGCTCGCCTGGCGGAGATCCAGAGACTGCTCCTGCTTCGATAG